From Thermodesulfobacteriota bacterium, a single genomic window includes:
- a CDS encoding SH3 domain-containing protein, translating to MTRIVAAILFILLTAASAQAEMVSIAGGKVNMRSGPGTSHQVLWELGLGYPLKVIGRKGGWLQVRDFEADEGWVLGKLTSRRPFMVVQRPRVNVRQGPGTGHRLLGQAEYGMIFPTLARQGRWVKVRYDHRTEGWIRRDLLWGW from the coding sequence ATGACACGGATCGTTGCTGCCATTCTCTTCATCCTGCTGACCGCCGCCTCTGCTCAGGCCGAAATGGTGAGCATTGCCGGCGGGAAGGTGAACATGCGCTCCGGGCCGGGCACCAGTCACCAGGTGCTCTGGGAGCTGGGGCTGGGCTATCCGCTCAAGGTCATCGGTCGGAAGGGCGGCTGGCTCCAGGTGCGGGATTTCGAGGCCGACGAGGGCTGGGTGCTGGGGAAGCTCACCAGTCGGAGGCCGTTCATGGTGGTGCAAAGGCCCCGGGTGAACGTCCGCCAGGGGCCCGGCACCGGACACCGGCTCCTCGGTCAGGCCGAGTACGGGATGATCTTTCCCACCCTGGCCCGGCAGGGCCGCTGGGTGAAGGTGCGCTATGACCACCGCACCGAGGGCTGGATCCGGCGAGACCTCCTCTGGGGCTGGTAG
- a CDS encoding pitrilysin family protein: MDTRTVLGNGVRIVSERLAHSHSAAVGLWVDVGSRDEHDLNNGCAHFVEHMLFKGTRRRSAAQIATELDNLGGVSDAFTTRENTCFYAKVLDTHLERLLDLLLDMFGHSLFTPEEVERERQVVLQEIALVEDTPDDSIHDLFNARFFPHHPLGNPVLGSREVVASLDAKKVLDYVARSYTPERILVTAVGNIDHQELVERVAPELGALPARPQPWRRQPPGPALPSRTVYDKDLEQAHIVLGTQGRAVTSEDRYRLLLLNVLLGGNMSSRLFQEIRERQGLAYAVYSFLSSYQDAGCLGIYLGVEPAAANRALALVRQECRRLVDQAASLLELGNAKEFSKGNLFLSADSVESRMLRLAQNELYFGRQVTLEEVAAGIDAVRPEEVRDLAAELMDWPAMTTVVLGPLAEADLDWGEEGL; this comes from the coding sequence ATGGACACCAGGACCGTTCTCGGCAACGGGGTGCGCATCGTCTCCGAGCGGCTGGCGCACAGCCACTCGGCGGCGGTGGGCCTGTGGGTGGACGTCGGCTCCCGGGATGAGCACGACCTCAACAACGGCTGTGCCCATTTCGTGGAGCACATGCTGTTCAAAGGCACCCGACGCCGCAGCGCCGCCCAGATCGCCACCGAGCTGGACAACCTGGGTGGGGTCTCCGACGCCTTCACCACCCGGGAGAACACCTGCTTCTACGCCAAGGTCCTGGACACCCACCTGGAGCGTCTCCTGGACCTGCTCCTGGACATGTTCGGCCACTCCCTGTTCACCCCCGAGGAGGTGGAGCGGGAGCGGCAGGTGGTCCTCCAGGAGATCGCCCTGGTGGAGGACACCCCGGACGACTCCATCCACGATCTGTTCAACGCCCGCTTCTTCCCCCACCACCCCCTGGGCAACCCGGTGCTGGGCTCCCGGGAGGTGGTGGCCAGCCTGGACGCCAAGAAGGTCCTGGACTATGTGGCCCGCTCGTACACCCCGGAGCGGATCCTGGTGACCGCGGTGGGCAACATCGACCACCAGGAGCTGGTGGAGCGGGTTGCCCCGGAGCTGGGCGCCCTGCCTGCCCGGCCGCAGCCCTGGCGCCGCCAGCCGCCAGGGCCTGCCCTCCCCAGCCGCACCGTCTATGACAAGGATCTGGAGCAGGCCCACATCGTCCTCGGCACCCAGGGCCGGGCGGTGACCTCCGAGGACCGCTACCGCCTGCTGCTTCTCAATGTCCTGCTGGGCGGCAACATGAGCTCCCGGCTCTTCCAGGAGATCCGGGAGCGGCAGGGCCTGGCGTACGCCGTCTACTCCTTTCTATCGTCGTATCAGGATGCAGGCTGCCTGGGGATCTACCTGGGGGTGGAGCCGGCGGCCGCCAACCGGGCCCTGGCCCTGGTGCGCCAGGAGTGCCGGCGTCTGGTGGACCAGGCGGCAAGCCTTCTGGAGCTGGGCAACGCCAAGGAGTTCAGCAAAGGCAACCTGTTCCTGTCGGCGGACAGCGTCGAGTCCCGGATGCTGCGCCTGGCCCAGAACGAGCTGTACTTCGGCCGCCAGGTGACCCTGGAGGAGGTGGCGGCAGGCATCGACGCGGTGCGGCCCGAGGAGGTCCGCGACCTCGCCGCCGAGCTTATGGACTGGCCGGCCATGACCACGGTGGTGCTGGGGCCTTTGGCGGAAGCGGACCTGGACTGGGGGGAGGAGGGCTTGTGA
- the selA gene encoding L-seryl-tRNA(Sec) selenium transferase, translated as MTRSSAQPPTLLQSIPKVDEVLVWAAELAPAVPLAVRKMAVRALLAERRHQILDGRLTDPAALGRPALTADLAAAIAQRRQPRLRRLINATGVVVHTNLGRSPLPQAAAARLAEIGCSYSNLEYDLATGKRGSRYSLVEELVCELTGAEAALVVNNNAAAVLLVLDTLARGREVVVSRGELVEIGGSFRIPDVMARTGARLVEVGATNRTHLRDYAGAIGPETALLLKVHTSNYRIIGFTKSVPTGELAELGRQHGVPVMEDLGSGCLVDLAPYGLAGEPTVPAVLESGVDVVTFSGDKLLGGPQAGLIVGRRPIIEAVKRNPLNRALRIDKFTLAALEVVLRLYQEGEGARQAIPTLAMLTAPAPVLRTRALRLARLLARPPLADCAVEVLPLESRVGGGALPEAPLASWGVALSPRGQSVNGLERALRQGATPVIGYIAAERLLLDLRTVADHELAALAAAVRSACEVPA; from the coding sequence ATGACCCGGTCTTCTGCCCAGCCGCCGACCCTTCTGCAGTCGATTCCCAAGGTGGACGAGGTCCTGGTCTGGGCCGCGGAGCTGGCGCCGGCGGTGCCGCTTGCCGTGCGCAAGATGGCGGTGCGGGCGCTTCTGGCCGAGCGGCGGCACCAGATCCTGGACGGCCGGCTCACCGACCCGGCGGCCCTGGGGCGTCCGGCCCTGACCGCCGACCTGGCCGCGGCCATCGCCCAGCGGCGCCAGCCCCGCCTGCGGCGGCTCATCAACGCCACCGGCGTGGTGGTGCACACCAACCTCGGCCGCTCGCCCTTGCCGCAGGCGGCCGCTGCCCGGCTGGCCGAGATCGGCTGCAGCTACAGCAACCTGGAATACGATCTGGCCACCGGCAAGAGGGGAAGCCGCTACTCCCTGGTGGAGGAACTGGTCTGCGAGCTCACCGGCGCCGAGGCCGCCCTGGTGGTCAACAACAACGCCGCGGCGGTGCTCCTGGTCCTCGACACCCTGGCCCGGGGCCGGGAGGTGGTGGTCTCCCGGGGCGAGCTGGTGGAGATCGGCGGCTCGTTCCGGATTCCGGACGTCATGGCCCGCACCGGGGCGCGGCTGGTGGAGGTGGGCGCCACCAACCGCACCCATCTGCGGGACTATGCCGGGGCCATCGGCCCGGAGACCGCCCTCCTGCTCAAGGTCCATACCAGCAACTACCGGATCATCGGCTTCACCAAAAGCGTGCCCACCGGCGAGCTGGCCGAGCTGGGCCGCCAGCACGGGGTGCCGGTGATGGAGGATCTGGGCTCCGGCTGCCTTGTCGACCTCGCCCCGTATGGCCTGGCCGGCGAGCCGACGGTGCCGGCGGTGCTGGAAAGCGGGGTGGATGTGGTCACCTTCAGCGGCGACAAGCTCCTGGGCGGGCCCCAGGCGGGCCTGATCGTCGGCCGCCGCCCGATCATCGAGGCAGTGAAGAGGAACCCCTTGAACCGGGCCCTGCGCATCGACAAATTCACCCTGGCGGCCCTGGAGGTGGTGCTCCGGCTCTACCAGGAAGGGGAGGGGGCCCGGCAGGCCATCCCCACCCTGGCGATGCTCACCGCCCCGGCGCCCGTGCTCAGGACCAGGGCCCTGCGTCTGGCCCGCCTGCTGGCCCGGCCGCCGCTGGCGGACTGCGCGGTCGAGGTGCTGCCCCTGGAGTCCCGGGTGGGCGGCGGCGCCCTGCCGGAGGCGCCCCTGGCCAGCTGGGGCGTGGCCCTCAGCCCCCGCGGCCAGTCGGTGAACGGTCTGGAGCGGGCCCTGCGGCAGGGGGCGACGCCGGTCATCGGCTACATCGCCGCGGAGCGGCTGCTCCTTGATCTGCGCACCGTGGCGGACCACGAGCTGGCCGCGCTGGCGGCCGCGGTCCGGTCGGCCTGCGAGGTGCCGGCGTGA
- a CDS encoding ImmA/IrrE family metallo-endopeptidase, which yields MGKLYEVLANNLLHNAWGDRGFPIDPVTICTRLGIKVIQTTLPADVSGALIKEQGKDPVILVHQADSRKRQRFTCAHELGHYVHRASCGEALDEYDTIDLRDPLSKQGTDPVERYANNFAANLLMPFHEVGRLHRAGTSLFDMADYFDVSEEAMSFRLQYVTKRLPAARLFGERAMRLKNTLAGVGSILDIAPSSDYTRLVPRLTVQQRLRANWEKVGSSIRKSVIDFEHERQDKAKGK from the coding sequence ATGGGCAAGCTCTACGAAGTGCTGGCTAACAACCTTCTGCACAACGCCTGGGGAGATCGCGGCTTCCCGATCGATCCCGTGACGATCTGTACCCGCCTTGGAATCAAGGTGATACAGACGACCCTTCCAGCCGACGTTTCTGGTGCGCTCATCAAGGAGCAGGGTAAGGATCCGGTTATTCTTGTTCATCAGGCTGACAGCAGAAAACGCCAGCGATTCACCTGCGCTCACGAGCTTGGGCACTATGTCCACCGCGCAAGCTGCGGGGAGGCCTTGGATGAATACGACACGATCGATCTGCGCGATCCCCTATCCAAACAGGGGACTGATCCGGTCGAGCGGTATGCAAACAACTTCGCGGCGAATTTGCTCATGCCATTCCACGAGGTTGGGCGTCTCCACCGGGCTGGAACGAGTCTGTTTGATATGGCTGACTACTTTGATGTGTCAGAAGAAGCCATGAGTTTTCGTCTTCAGTATGTGACCAAACGGCTTCCTGCGGCGCGGCTTTTCGGAGAGCGAGCCATGCGGCTCAAGAACACGTTGGCTGGCGTTGGCAGTATTCTGGATATAGCTCCATCCTCTGACTATACACGGCTCGTTCCGCGCCTTACTGTCCAGCAGCGACTGCGGGCGAACTGGGAGAAAGTAGGGAGCTCCATCCGAAAATCCGTCATAGACTTTGAGCATGAGCGGCAAGACAAAGCAAAGGGGAAATAG
- a CDS encoding tetratricopeptide repeat protein codes for MSRGPWIAEPASPAALLAGPTAGVAGHRLAELLPCQGVRFLPAAPVAPATGLAAAWAEGIAMALARQEPVITGDGTDLVLPVGQGGATVALALVEGLAPETLRRASVPWLLERAELFVQELHLLADLCQDAATGLPSAWHLARALEDQLAQAASPGGQGFALALLETFPRARDAGQAWRQIGRLADRLAGLFRLEAGTHHLGCGVFAILWPATTGEEARRAAAAILRSLRRDELTRVHIGLRAVTPAEAPALAAVQVQNEAWAALALARRRAPFAFAEHADDRIDPLPPPPAAVRRQLARAWRGLDRFALLLLSGSLPVPADLASRLAGLVPAGTPVLPAGAGEAYLLLAAAGRPAAEALGTALRDALAASGWPVAVGIAVFPFLDLSAGTAPLLARRALLHGAFLGPGSVVACDAVSLNIGGDAFYNRGELVRAARDYRLGLRLDAANVNLHNSLGVTLAELGRHQAACACFEQALALAPGDRMAACNLGFGLLAQGRRPEAIRAFEGALAGDRRQPDILVQLARLLLQEDRPQEAAAILVEAEALDPDKAVLHRTLGEALWAAGEADKARPRLERALRLDPHDPWAMSLLGLVYAETGQGLDLARSLCQQALERDDRPWELWLRLARVEELAGTPAAALASLRAMGRQLGRQPAALVLAGRLYEALGQRRQARRCREKAHRLGARQVGPALVTETSS; via the coding sequence GTGAGCCGCGGTCCCTGGATCGCCGAACCGGCGAGCCCCGCCGCCCTGCTAGCCGGCCCCACGGCCGGGGTGGCCGGCCACCGGCTGGCTGAGCTTCTGCCCTGCCAGGGGGTGCGCTTCCTGCCGGCCGCCCCGGTGGCGCCTGCCACCGGGCTGGCAGCGGCCTGGGCCGAGGGGATCGCTATGGCCCTGGCGCGCCAGGAGCCGGTCATCACCGGCGACGGCACCGATCTGGTGCTGCCGGTCGGACAGGGGGGGGCGACCGTCGCCCTGGCCCTGGTCGAGGGGCTGGCGCCGGAAACCCTTCGCCGCGCCTCGGTGCCCTGGCTCCTGGAGCGGGCGGAGCTTTTCGTCCAGGAGCTGCATCTCTTGGCCGACCTCTGCCAGGATGCCGCCACGGGCTTGCCCAGCGCTTGGCATCTGGCCAGGGCTCTGGAGGACCAGCTGGCCCAGGCGGCCAGCCCCGGCGGCCAGGGCTTTGCCCTGGCCCTGCTGGAGACCTTTCCCCGGGCCCGGGATGCCGGGCAGGCCTGGCGCCAGATCGGTCGCCTGGCCGACCGGCTGGCCGGGCTCTTCCGGCTGGAGGCCGGGACGCACCATCTGGGCTGCGGGGTCTTTGCCATCCTCTGGCCGGCCACGACCGGCGAGGAGGCCCGCCGGGCCGCCGCGGCCATCCTGCGCAGCCTGCGGCGGGACGAGCTGACCCGCGTCCACATCGGCCTGCGGGCCGTGACCCCAGCCGAGGCGCCAGCGCTGGCCGCGGTCCAGGTCCAGAACGAGGCCTGGGCGGCCCTGGCCCTGGCCCGCCGCCGGGCGCCCTTCGCCTTTGCCGAGCATGCCGACGATCGGATCGACCCGCTGCCGCCGCCGCCCGCGGCGGTGCGCCGGCAGCTGGCCCGGGCCTGGCGGGGGCTGGACCGCTTCGCCCTCCTGCTCCTCTCCGGCTCGCTGCCGGTACCGGCGGACCTGGCCAGCCGTCTGGCCGGGCTGGTGCCCGCTGGCACGCCGGTCTTGCCCGCCGGGGCCGGGGAGGCCTATCTGCTGCTCGCCGCGGCCGGCCGGCCGGCAGCCGAGGCCCTGGGCACAGCGCTCCGGGATGCGCTCGCGGCCAGCGGCTGGCCGGTGGCGGTGGGCATCGCGGTCTTCCCGTTCCTGGATCTGTCCGCCGGAACGGCGCCGCTTTTGGCCCGTCGCGCCCTCTTGCACGGGGCCTTTCTCGGGCCCGGGTCGGTGGTGGCCTGCGACGCCGTCAGCCTCAACATCGGCGGCGATGCCTTCTACAACCGGGGGGAGCTGGTGCGGGCGGCCCGGGACTACCGGCTGGGCCTGCGCCTGGATGCGGCCAATGTCAACCTCCACAACAGCCTTGGGGTCACCCTGGCGGAGCTGGGCCGACACCAGGCTGCCTGCGCCTGTTTCGAGCAGGCCCTGGCGCTGGCGCCCGGTGATCGGATGGCAGCCTGCAACCTGGGCTTTGGCCTTTTGGCACAGGGCCGGCGGCCCGAGGCGATCCGGGCCTTCGAGGGCGCCCTGGCCGGCGACCGGCGGCAGCCGGACATCCTGGTCCAGTTGGCCCGGCTGCTGCTGCAGGAGGACCGGCCCCAGGAGGCGGCAGCGATCCTGGTCGAGGCGGAGGCCTTGGACCCGGACAAGGCGGTCCTGCACCGTACCCTGGGCGAGGCCCTGTGGGCAGCGGGCGAGGCGGATAAGGCCCGGCCGCGCCTGGAGCGCGCCCTGCGCCTGGATCCCCATGATCCCTGGGCCATGAGCCTCTTGGGCCTGGTTTACGCGGAGACCGGCCAGGGCCTGGATCTCGCCCGCAGCCTCTGCCAGCAGGCCCTGGAGCGGGACGACCGGCCCTGGGAGCTGTGGCTCCGCCTGGCCCGGGTGGAGGAGCTGGCAGGGACGCCGGCCGCGGCTCTGGCCAGCCTGCGGGCCATGGGCCGGCAGCTCGGCCGGCAGCCGGCCGCCCTGGTCCTGGCCGGCCGGCTGTACGAAGCCCTGGGCCAGCGGCGGCAGGCCCGCCGCTGCCGGGAGAAGGCCCACAGGCTGGGCGCCCGCCAAGTCGGCCCCGCCCTGGTCACGGAGACCTCGTCATGA
- a CDS encoding DUF2335 domain-containing protein, producing the protein MSGKTKQRGNSRRRDQIIVTSRDHQPVAPFASEQFSGPLPHPETLHQYDLLIPGAAERILAMAETAAAHQRELDVAALKATVSEVKRGQVFGIVTVILAFTTAVVALFLGSEKTAMAIGGTTVVGLVTAFVTGRILQRGEPR; encoded by the coding sequence ATGAGCGGCAAGACAAAGCAAAGGGGAAATAGCCGACGGAGAGACCAGATCATCGTCACGAGTCGTGACCACCAGCCCGTCGCCCCTTTCGCATCCGAGCAATTCTCTGGGCCTCTTCCCCATCCAGAAACGCTCCACCAATACGACCTCTTGATCCCCGGCGCTGCGGAACGAATCCTGGCCATGGCCGAAACTGCCGCGGCGCACCAAAGGGAATTGGACGTGGCCGCGCTCAAGGCCACGGTTTCCGAGGTGAAACGTGGCCAGGTGTTCGGTATTGTTACTGTCATCCTCGCCTTCACAACCGCTGTTGTCGCCCTTTTTCTCGGATCCGAGAAGACAGCGATGGCCATCGGTGGCACGACGGTCGTTGGCCTTGTGACCGCCTTTGTCACGGGGAGGATTCTGCAGCGAGGCGAGCCTCGATAA
- a CDS encoding MBL fold metallo-hydrolase: protein MRFCVLGSGSKGNATFVEAGGIRLLIDAGLSGAEIRRRLAERGIDIESLSAILLSHEHIDHCRSVALLARRHRLAVHGTAATLAAAAERLQGLSGCQELVPGCALSVGSLTILPFAVCHDAADPVGFVLEERGARLGVCTDSGTVTRLMRHRLAGCHGLVLESNHEPELLRTGPYPPRLKQRVAGQEGHLSNQEAAGLLADLLHDRLSHVVLAHLSEINNRPDHALAAAEQSLAAAPWRPRLAVASQETAGELVELQP from the coding sequence ATGCGCTTTTGTGTCCTGGGCAGCGGCAGCAAGGGCAACGCCACCTTTGTCGAGGCCGGCGGCATTCGCCTGCTCATCGATGCCGGTCTGTCCGGGGCCGAGATCCGGCGCCGTCTGGCCGAGCGGGGCATCGACATCGAAAGCCTTTCCGCCATCCTTCTCTCCCACGAGCACATCGACCATTGCCGCAGCGTCGCCCTCCTGGCCCGCCGCCACCGGCTGGCGGTCCACGGCACCGCCGCCACGCTGGCGGCCGCCGCCGAGCGGCTGCAGGGGCTTTCCGGCTGCCAGGAGCTGGTCCCGGGTTGTGCCCTGTCGGTGGGCTCCCTCACCATCCTGCCCTTTGCCGTCTGCCACGATGCGGCTGACCCGGTGGGCTTTGTTCTGGAGGAGAGAGGAGCGCGCCTGGGCGTCTGCACCGATTCCGGCACCGTGACCCGTCTCATGCGCCACCGCCTGGCCGGCTGCCATGGCCTGGTCCTGGAGAGCAACCACGAGCCGGAGCTCCTGCGCACTGGTCCCTATCCGCCCCGACTCAAGCAGCGGGTGGCCGGCCAGGAAGGCCATCTGTCCAACCAGGAGGCCGCGGGGCTCCTGGCCGACCTCCTCCACGACCGCCTCTCCCATGTGGTTCTGGCCCATCTGAGCGAGATCAACAACCGGCCCGACCATGCCCTGGCGGCAGCCGAGCAGAGCCTGGCGGCCGCGCCATGGCGGCCGCGGCTGGCCGTAGCCAGCCAGGAGACGGCGGGCGAGCTGGTGGAGCTTCAGCCATGA
- the dut gene encoding dUTP diphosphatase has product MPVEVGFSWLAPAAVADLTLPAYQSELASGMDVRAAVTEPLTLAPGAIALVPTGFRVAIPAGYELQVRPRSGLAIRHGITVVNAPGTIDADYRGEVKIGLVNLGPAAFTIQRGDRVAQLVLCPVARAGWRVATELAATARGAGGFGHTGLSD; this is encoded by the coding sequence GTGCCGGTGGAGGTGGGCTTCTCCTGGCTGGCGCCGGCGGCCGTCGCCGATCTGACCCTGCCGGCCTACCAGTCCGAGCTGGCCTCGGGCATGGATGTCCGGGCAGCGGTCACGGAGCCGCTGACCCTGGCGCCCGGCGCCATCGCCCTGGTGCCCACCGGCTTTCGGGTCGCCATCCCCGCCGGCTACGAGCTGCAGGTGCGGCCCCGGAGCGGTCTTGCCATCCGGCACGGCATCACCGTCGTCAACGCGCCGGGCACCATCGACGCCGACTACCGGGGCGAGGTGAAGATCGGCCTCGTCAACCTGGGGCCGGCTGCCTTCACCATCCAGCGGGGGGATCGGGTGGCGCAGCTGGTGCTCTGCCCAGTGGCCCGGGCGGGCTGGCGGGTGGCAACGGAGCTGGCGGCCACCGCCCGGGGGGCCGGCGGCTTCGGCCACACCGGCCTGTCTGACTAG
- a CDS encoding TIGR00730 family Rossman fold protein, with protein sequence MKKPLPANLEKQQYSLDTFTAGDSWRLFRIMAEFVDGFDTLSDIGPAVSIFGSARTAPDHPSYQHTRIIAAKLAEHGYGVITGGGPGIMEAANRGAAEAGGSSVGLNINLPYEQQSNPFATIPLDFKYFFVRKVMFIKYAMAFICMPGGFGTLDELFEALTLIQTQRIKPFPIILVGKEFWGGLLAWIEKTVLAAGNIDRSDLFIFTVMDDPDEIVSYIRRTVIL encoded by the coding sequence ATGAAGAAGCCCCTGCCCGCCAATCTGGAGAAGCAGCAGTACAGCCTCGATACCTTCACAGCAGGGGACTCCTGGCGTCTGTTCCGGATCATGGCCGAGTTCGTGGATGGCTTCGACACCCTGTCCGATATCGGGCCGGCGGTCTCCATCTTCGGCTCGGCCCGCACCGCCCCCGACCATCCCAGCTACCAGCACACCCGGATCATCGCCGCCAAGCTGGCCGAGCACGGCTACGGGGTCATCACCGGCGGCGGTCCGGGCATCATGGAGGCCGCCAACCGGGGGGCGGCCGAGGCCGGCGGCTCCTCGGTTGGCCTCAACATCAACCTGCCCTACGAGCAGCAGTCCAACCCCTTTGCCACCATCCCTTTGGATTTCAAATACTTTTTTGTCCGGAAGGTGATGTTCATCAAGTACGCCATGGCCTTCATCTGCATGCCGGGCGGTTTCGGCACCCTGGACGAACTGTTCGAGGCCCTCACCCTCATCCAGACCCAGCGCATCAAGCCCTTCCCCATCATCCTGGTGGGCAAGGAGTTCTGGGGCGGGCTCCTGGCCTGGATCGAGAAGACGGTGCTGGCGGCAGGCAACATCGACCGCTCCGACCTCTTTATCTTCACCGTGATGGACGATCCGGACGAGATCGTCAGCTACATCCGCCGCACGGTCATCCTCTAG
- a CDS encoding sialidase family protein — MTLRVQSVGSITAGPALIAGSAACANGDLLVACNTGGDVSPGQEVHLVRSRDGGRTWQREPVAFASRFVGGGVESGCTLTRLAAGRLLLPYADGYYLSPGQGWDRRAVFSCPFSDDHGHTWQHGGIQPFAGLEAFVYGRVVELAGGDLLLPLWGSFQRQGRWKSGVLRSRDRGLTWGEHRFIVESGVCDETPIIRLPSGRLLALIRGLRARPASLADTVAGRRRRQAFHVALSEDGRIWSRPERTNLAGTAPSLHLSPTGQLLAGFRSTDPSGACRIAMSPDEGRSWQTVLELVPPEGRWRHGGYPVLLNLPDGTMLATFHNNVDGWRVGCNRLVKPG; from the coding sequence ATGACGCTGCGCGTGCAGTCGGTGGGTAGCATCACGGCAGGGCCGGCGCTCATTGCTGGCAGTGCCGCGTGCGCCAATGGCGACCTGCTTGTCGCCTGCAACACCGGTGGCGACGTCAGCCCCGGCCAGGAGGTCCATCTCGTCCGCTCCCGGGACGGCGGCCGGACCTGGCAGCGGGAGCCGGTGGCCTTTGCCAGCCGGTTTGTCGGCGGCGGGGTGGAATCCGGCTGCACCCTGACCCGGCTGGCCGCCGGCCGGCTCCTCCTGCCATACGCCGACGGCTACTACCTCTCCCCGGGCCAGGGCTGGGACCGCCGGGCCGTCTTCTCCTGCCCGTTCTCCGACGACCACGGCCACACCTGGCAGCACGGCGGCATCCAGCCCTTTGCCGGCCTGGAGGCCTTTGTCTACGGCCGGGTGGTGGAGCTGGCCGGCGGCGATCTCCTGCTGCCGCTCTGGGGCTCCTTCCAGCGCCAGGGGCGCTGGAAGTCCGGGGTGCTCCGCTCCCGGGATCGGGGCCTGACCTGGGGGGAGCATCGCTTCATCGTCGAGAGCGGGGTGTGCGACGAGACGCCCATCATCCGGCTGCCCTCCGGCCGCCTGCTGGCCCTGATCCGCGGCCTGCGCGCCCGGCCGGCGAGCCTGGCGGATACCGTGGCCGGCCGCCGCCGGCGCCAGGCCTTCCACGTGGCTCTGTCCGAGGATGGCCGGATCTGGTCCCGGCCGGAACGGACCAATCTGGCCGGCACCGCGCCCTCCCTGCACCTCTCCCCAACCGGCCAGCTGCTAGCCGGCTTCCGCTCCACCGACCCCTCCGGCGCCTGCCGGATCGCCATGAGCCCGGACGAAGGCCGCAGCTGGCAGACCGTTCTGGAGCTGGTGCCACCGGAAGGCCGCTGGCGCCACGGCGGCTACCCGGTGCTTCTCAATCTGCCGGACGGCACCATGCTCGCCACCTTCCACAACAACGTCGATGGCTGGCGGGTCGGCTGCAACCGGCTCGTGAAACCAGGGTAG
- a CDS encoding ChaN family lipoprotein, with amino-acid sequence MSAPKTDGCTCWALGLVLLAFLPACRSQAGSRIPAVVLGEASFAAMIEDLGQARLVLVGERHNEPADHRAQLAIIQALHEQDRDLAIGLEMVQADRQAPLDRWIAGQLPEEELAASFQASWGFGWHLYRALFRYAREHGIPMVGLNVPPAITRQVGRAGFASLSAQERASLPPAVSCDVDPRYGEHLQRVFRTQGGHSQTFVHFCEAQVLWDQAMAWHISRHLEAHPQRTMVVLAGAIHAWRLGIPRQLNRFFNAELRVILPEPPAGGPALSPTDADYLLLS; translated from the coding sequence ATGAGCGCGCCAAAAACCGACGGATGCACCTGTTGGGCTCTGGGGCTGGTGCTGCTGGCCTTTCTCCCCGCCTGCCGCAGCCAGGCGGGCAGCCGCATCCCGGCGGTGGTCCTGGGCGAGGCCAGCTTTGCGGCGATGATCGAGGATCTCGGCCAGGCCCGCCTGGTGCTGGTGGGGGAGCGCCACAACGAGCCGGCGGACCACCGGGCCCAGCTGGCCATCATCCAGGCTCTGCATGAACAGGACCGCGACCTGGCCATCGGCCTGGAGATGGTGCAGGCCGACCGGCAGGCCCCCCTGGACCGGTGGATCGCCGGCCAACTGCCCGAGGAGGAGTTGGCCGCCAGCTTCCAGGCCAGCTGGGGCTTCGGCTGGCACCTGTACCGGGCTCTCTTCCGCTACGCCCGGGAGCATGGCATCCCCATGGTCGGGCTGAACGTGCCCCCGGCGATCACCCGCCAGGTGGGACGGGCCGGCTTTGCTTCCCTCTCCGCCCAGGAGCGGGCCAGCTTGCCGCCCGCCGTCAGCTGCGACGTGGATCCCCGCTACGGGGAGCATCTGCAACGGGTGTTCCGGACCCAGGGGGGCCACAGCCAGACCTTCGTCCATTTCTGCGAGGCGCAGGTGCTGTGGGACCAGGCCATGGCCTGGCACATCAGCCGCCATCTGGAGGCCCACCCGCAGCGGACCATGGTGGTGCTGGCCGGGGCCATCCACGCCTGGCGCCTGGGCATCCCCCGCCAGCTCAACCGCTTCTTCAACGCCGAGCTGCGGGTGATCCTGCCCGAGCCGCCAGCGGGCGGCCCGGCCCTCTCCCCCACCGACGCCGACTACCTGCTCCTGTCCTGA